One window from the genome of Roseomonas haemaphysalidis encodes:
- a CDS encoding ABC transporter substrate-binding protein: protein MTRFRLALALLGLIPLASPQAQDLPPDRVLRVAPHADLRTLDPVFASIVITRMHGLMIYETLFAWDSKLQPHPQMVDSFSTAPDGLSWTFTLRPGLLFHDGQPVTSRDVVASLKRWMARDTVGGKLAEYAAGLEVVDARSFVLRLNRPMGLVPFALGSAVGQIPVIMRESDAATDPMRPVTTTIGSGPFRFNREEWRSGARVVYDRNPDYRPRAEPADGLAGGRVVKLDRVEWTIMPDPATAAAALQAGEIDIWEQPSQDLLPVVARARGVAVDRYASLPNQAMLRPNHLFPPFNDPRARLAMALATDQGDFLAAGFGDEQWWKRCGSYFVCGSPNGTEAGAEPYAAPDLDRARRLLAESGYKGERVVLNSSYDIAPIGRMAEVAAESLRRIGMNVDLQFADWGTVTTRQANRGPVSEGGWNLFVTTASGATMQSPVTNIGTNMGCDRAWSGWPCDGEAERLRGAVVDAPDEAARQAATAALHRRLAEVQPYRVLGQYDQPYARRANVSGVLNAPVMVFWNIEKK from the coding sequence ATGACGCGCTTCCGCCTCGCCCTCGCCCTGCTGGGCCTGATCCCCCTGGCATCGCCGCAGGCCCAGGATCTGCCGCCCGACCGCGTGCTGCGCGTGGCGCCGCATGCCGACCTGCGCACGCTGGACCCGGTCTTCGCCTCCATCGTCATCACCCGCATGCACGGGCTGATGATCTACGAGACGCTGTTCGCCTGGGATTCCAAGCTGCAGCCGCACCCGCAGATGGTGGACAGCTTTTCCACCGCGCCGGACGGGCTGTCCTGGACCTTCACGCTGCGCCCGGGCCTGCTGTTCCATGACGGCCAGCCGGTGACCAGCCGCGACGTGGTCGCCTCCCTGAAGCGCTGGATGGCGCGGGACACGGTGGGCGGCAAGCTGGCGGAATACGCGGCCGGGCTGGAGGTGGTGGATGCGCGCAGCTTCGTGCTGCGGCTGAACAGGCCGATGGGGCTGGTGCCCTTCGCGCTCGGCTCCGCCGTCGGGCAGATCCCGGTGATCATGCGCGAAAGCGACGCCGCCACCGACCCGATGCGGCCGGTGACGACCACCATCGGCAGCGGTCCCTTCCGCTTCAACCGCGAGGAATGGCGCAGCGGCGCGCGCGTCGTCTACGACCGCAACCCCGACTACCGCCCGCGTGCCGAGCCGGCGGACGGGCTGGCCGGCGGCCGCGTGGTGAAGCTGGACCGCGTGGAATGGACCATCATGCCGGACCCGGCGACAGCCGCGGCGGCATTGCAGGCAGGCGAGATCGACATCTGGGAACAGCCCAGCCAGGACCTGCTGCCCGTGGTGGCACGCGCCCGCGGCGTGGCGGTGGACCGCTACGCCAGCCTGCCCAACCAGGCCATGCTGCGGCCCAACCACCTGTTCCCGCCGTTCAACGACCCGCGTGCCCGTTTGGCGATGGCCCTCGCCACCGACCAGGGCGACTTCCTGGCGGCAGGCTTCGGCGACGAGCAGTGGTGGAAGCGCTGCGGGTCGTATTTCGTGTGCGGCAGCCCCAACGGCACCGAGGCCGGCGCCGAGCCCTATGCGGCGCCCGACCTGGACCGCGCCCGCCGGCTGCTGGCCGAAAGCGGCTACAAGGGCGAGCGGGTGGTGCTGAACTCCTCCTACGACATCGCGCCGATCGGCCGCATGGCGGAGGTCGCGGCGGAATCGCTCCGCAGGATCGGCATGAACGTGGACCTGCAGTTCGCCGACTGGGGCACCGTGACCACGCGGCAGGCCAACCGGGGCCCGGTGTCGGAGGGCGGCTGGAACCTGTTCGTCACCACCGCCTCGGGCGCCACCATGCAGTCGCCCGTCACCAACATCGGCACCAACATGGGCTGCGACCGCGCCTGGTCCGGCTGGCCCTGCGACGGGGAAGCCGAGCGCCTGCGCGGCGCCGTGGTGGACGCGCCGGACGAGGCCGCGCGGCAGGCCGCGACGGCAGCGCTGCACCGCCGGCTGGCGGAGGTGCAGCCCTACCGCGTGCTGGGGCAATACGACCAGCCCTATGCCCGCCGCGCCAACGTGTCCGGCGTGCTGAACGCCCCGGTCATGGTGTTCTGGAACATCGAGAAGAAGTAA
- a CDS encoding serine hydrolase domain-containing protein, translated as MPILDWNGAAAVAEEIAASWAGGPGGAIVLFDVAGPRATAAGGLASVEHALPFTPDTPSRYASISKHLLAATLLLEEIELRAPLGVLLDGLPGPIGAVPLGRALDMTGALPDMMEVLWQQGVPFTASLSAAEVLAALRRLSGTNAPPGTEMAYSNTGWRLAQMVLPAQRGVEYAEALRRRLTAPLALDITLPLDEAEPVPGLATGYWRDGATLRRGRYGLHFSASGGLAGSAATLARWAAALLAGQGPLAGMLDRLSAPRFFADGTPSAYRLGLVSTSLGDAPLLTHGGSLPGYRNHLILAPEHGAGVVLLGNREEEALWPALQVMAALLGQPMPRPAGNPTGLFATAEGPFWAELLPGAIGFMGGHEALVEDGAGGFRSLPAYLDIRLRPMADGALEGHVGGAARRLLPVPPGLALDPGLAGRWREPASGAELLVRPDGTARLPWAGGLGAETVLTPLPGGRALASLAHAMWRHRPCLWRDADGALRLAGHRARVLRFLPLGPEVS; from the coding sequence ATGCCGATCCTGGACTGGAACGGGGCCGCCGCTGTCGCGGAGGAGATCGCCGCCAGCTGGGCGGGCGGGCCGGGCGGCGCCATCGTGCTGTTCGACGTGGCCGGGCCGCGCGCCACCGCCGCCGGCGGGCTGGCGAGCGTCGAGCATGCCCTGCCCTTCACGCCCGACACGCCCAGCCGCTATGCCTCCATCAGCAAGCACCTGCTGGCCGCGACACTGCTGCTGGAGGAGATCGAGCTGCGCGCCCCGCTCGGCGTGCTGCTGGACGGGCTGCCCGGGCCGATCGGCGCGGTGCCGCTGGGGCGGGCGCTGGACATGACCGGCGCGCTGCCGGACATGATGGAGGTGCTGTGGCAGCAGGGCGTGCCCTTCACCGCCAGCCTGTCCGCCGCCGAGGTGCTGGCCGCGCTGCGGCGCCTTTCCGGCACCAACGCGCCGCCGGGCACGGAGATGGCCTATTCCAACACCGGCTGGCGGCTGGCGCAGATGGTGCTGCCGGCGCAGCGCGGCGTCGAATATGCCGAGGCCTTGAGGCGCCGGCTGACCGCCCCGCTGGCGCTGGACATCACCTTGCCGCTGGACGAGGCCGAACCCGTGCCTGGCCTGGCCACCGGCTACTGGCGGGACGGCGCCACGCTGCGGCGCGGACGCTACGGCCTGCATTTCTCCGCCTCCGGCGGGCTGGCGGGCAGCGCGGCCACGCTGGCGCGCTGGGCGGCGGCGCTGCTGGCGGGGCAAGGTCCGCTGGCGGGCATGCTGGACCGGCTGTCGGCGCCCCGCTTCTTCGCCGATGGCACGCCCAGCGCCTATCGGCTGGGGCTGGTCAGCACCAGCCTGGGCGACGCGCCGCTGCTGACCCATGGCGGCTCCCTGCCCGGCTACCGCAACCACCTGATCCTGGCACCGGAGCATGGCGCCGGCGTGGTGCTGCTCGGCAATCGCGAGGAGGAGGCCCTGTGGCCCGCATTGCAGGTAATGGCCGCCCTGCTGGGCCAGCCGATGCCGCGCCCTGCCGGCAACCCCACCGGGCTGTTTGCCACGGCGGAAGGTCCCTTCTGGGCCGAGCTGCTGCCCGGCGCCATCGGCTTCATGGGCGGGCACGAGGCCTTGGTGGAAGATGGCGCGGGCGGCTTCCGCTCGCTGCCCGCTTATCTCGACATCCGGCTGCGGCCCATGGCGGATGGCGCGCTGGAAGGCCATGTCGGCGGCGCCGCGCGGCGGCTGCTGCCCGTGCCGCCCGGGCTGGCGCTGGACCCGGGGCTCGCCGGCCGCTGGCGGGAGCCGGCATCGGGCGCCGAGCTGCTGGTGCGCCCCGACGGCACCGCGCGCCTGCCCTGGGCCGGCGGCCTGGGCGCGGAGACGGTGCTTACCCCCCTGCCCGGCGGCCGTGCCCTGGCATCGCTGGCGCATGCCATGTGGCGCCACCGCCCCTGCCTGTGGCGCGACGCGGACGGTGCCCTGCGGCTGGCCGGGCACCGCGCCCGGGTGCTGCGTTTCCTGCCCCTTGGACCGGAGGTCTCATGA
- a CDS encoding LysR family transcriptional regulator: MQADLGDLQAFLAVARAGGFREAARAAGASASGLSEAVRRLETRLGVRLLHRTTRSVAPTEAGARLLERLGPALGEVAAAMDVVNGFRDRPAGTLRLNVPVSAARLVLPRIVPPFLSAFPEIRLEVIAEDSFVDVLAAGCDAGIRYDERLEQDMIAVPIGPRLQRFATAASPAYLHRHGRPAHPRDLLGHACLRSRFSSGAMPVWEFERDGEVVRVDPAGPLLVNAGAATDLAVEAAIAGTGVVALFEDWLRPHLDSGALEPVLEPWWPCFSGPFLYYPGRRLVPAPLRAFIDFVRASAAGSDSPSRSAAHSFSTDAS; this comes from the coding sequence ATGCAGGCTGACCTTGGCGACCTCCAGGCCTTTCTCGCGGTCGCCCGCGCCGGCGGCTTCCGCGAGGCGGCGCGCGCGGCGGGCGCCAGCGCCTCGGGGCTGAGCGAGGCGGTGCGCCGGCTGGAAACCCGGCTTGGCGTGCGGCTGCTGCACCGGACCACGCGCAGCGTCGCGCCCACGGAAGCCGGCGCGCGGCTGCTGGAGCGGCTCGGCCCGGCGCTGGGCGAGGTGGCGGCGGCGATGGACGTGGTCAATGGGTTCCGCGACCGGCCGGCGGGCACGCTGCGGCTGAACGTGCCGGTCAGCGCGGCCCGGCTGGTGCTGCCCCGGATCGTGCCGCCGTTCCTGTCCGCCTTTCCCGAGATCCGCCTGGAGGTGATCGCGGAAGACAGCTTCGTGGATGTGCTGGCCGCCGGCTGCGACGCCGGCATCCGCTACGACGAGCGCCTGGAGCAGGACATGATCGCGGTGCCCATCGGGCCGCGCCTGCAGCGCTTCGCCACCGCGGCATCGCCCGCCTACCTGCACCGCCACGGCCGGCCCGCCCACCCGCGCGACCTGCTGGGCCATGCCTGCCTGCGCAGCCGCTTCAGCAGCGGCGCCATGCCCGTGTGGGAATTCGAGCGCGACGGCGAGGTGGTGCGCGTGGACCCGGCCGGGCCGCTGCTGGTCAACGCCGGCGCGGCAACGGACCTGGCCGTGGAGGCCGCCATCGCCGGCACCGGCGTCGTCGCGCTGTTCGAGGACTGGCTGCGCCCGCACCTCGACAGCGGCGCGCTGGAGCCGGTGCTGGAGCCCTGGTGGCCGTGCTTTTCCGGCCCTTTCCTGTATTACCCGGGGCGGCGCCTGGTGCCGGCGCCGCTGCGCGCCTTCATCGACTTCGTGCGCGCTTCCGCGGCCGGGTCGGACTCGCCGTCACGCTCCGCCGCGCACAGCTTCTCCACCGACGCCTCGTAG
- a CDS encoding aldo/keto reductase family oxidoreductase — protein MTLLSKAGRFTLGGRDVSRLGFGAMQLAGPGVFGPPRNRDAAIAVLRAAVEGGVDHIDTSDFYGPHVTNQLIREALAPYPAGLTLVTKIGARRDDKGAWLPAFSREELTKAVHDNLRNLGLDVLEVVNLRSMFSVHGPAEGSLEAPLSVLAELQRQGLVRHIGLSNVTPAQVAEGRRICEIACVQNQYNLAHRGDDALIDELARDGIPFVPFFPLGGFSPLQSSALTGVAARLGATPMQVALAWLLRRAPNILLIPGTSSVAHLRENLAAAELHLPEDAVAALDGIGAA, from the coding sequence ATGACCCTGCTCAGCAAGGCCGGCCGCTTCACGCTCGGCGGCCGCGACGTCAGCCGGCTCGGCTTCGGCGCCATGCAACTCGCCGGCCCCGGCGTATTCGGCCCGCCGCGAAACCGCGACGCGGCGATCGCCGTGCTGCGGGCGGCGGTGGAAGGCGGCGTGGACCACATCGACACCAGCGACTTCTACGGCCCGCACGTCACCAACCAGCTGATCCGCGAGGCGCTGGCGCCGTATCCCGCCGGGCTCACCCTGGTCACCAAGATCGGCGCGCGGCGGGACGACAAGGGTGCCTGGCTGCCGGCCTTCTCGCGCGAGGAGCTGACAAAGGCAGTGCACGACAACCTGCGCAACCTGGGCCTGGACGTGCTGGAGGTGGTCAACCTGCGCAGCATGTTCAGCGTGCACGGCCCGGCCGAGGGGTCGCTGGAAGCGCCGCTGTCCGTGCTGGCCGAGCTGCAGCGGCAGGGGCTGGTGCGCCACATCGGGCTCAGCAACGTCACGCCCGCGCAGGTCGCGGAAGGACGCCGCATCTGCGAGATCGCCTGCGTGCAGAACCAGTACAACCTGGCGCATCGCGGCGACGACGCGTTGATCGACGAATTGGCCCGTGACGGCATCCCCTTCGTGCCGTTCTTTCCGCTGGGCGGCTTCAGCCCGCTGCAATCCTCGGCGCTGACCGGCGTGGCGGCGCGGCTGGGCGCCACGCCCATGCAGGTGGCCCTGGCCTGGCTGCTGCGGCGCGCGCCGAACATCCTGCTGATCCCCGGCACCTCCTCCGTCGCGCATCTGCGGGAAAACCTCGCGGCGGCGGAACTGCACCTGCCGGAGGACGCGGTGGCGGCGCTGGATGGGATCGGCGCGGCCTGA